In Terriglobus sp. TAA 43, a single window of DNA contains:
- a CDS encoding Zn-dependent alcohol dehydrogenase yields the protein MNMEATPATQKAAVYRAVNDVRIEEVPVPTIGPGEVLMKIHTCGICGTDLKKIHTGSHSAPRVFGHEMSGTVVAVGEGVTNFKPGDRVMSFHHIPCGTCYYCRKQTFAQCDTYKKVGATAGFGEPSGGGFAEYIRVMDWIVEKGLIHIPNDIPFEQAAWIEPVNTCYKAIELLNLKDDETVLVIGQGPIGILLAALAKRKTPHVLTSDLYAERHAVAKTYGLDHPLDASSDVIAECKRVTEGRGADVALLAVGANSLITQAMNAIRPGGRVCLFAQTQHGEAPFDPAAVCMDEKTLMGSYSSSVAIQDEAIDLVFDGYRDGTFDLTKLISHRFSLEDAVKGIDLASHPVADSMKIVIQP from the coding sequence ATGAACATGGAAGCCACACCCGCAACGCAAAAAGCCGCTGTCTACCGCGCCGTAAACGACGTCCGCATCGAAGAAGTTCCCGTCCCGACCATCGGTCCCGGCGAAGTGCTGATGAAGATCCACACCTGCGGCATCTGCGGCACGGACCTCAAGAAGATCCACACCGGCTCGCACTCCGCACCCCGCGTCTTCGGCCACGAGATGAGCGGCACCGTCGTCGCTGTCGGTGAAGGCGTCACCAACTTCAAACCCGGCGACCGCGTCATGAGCTTCCATCACATCCCCTGCGGCACCTGCTATTACTGCCGCAAACAAACCTTCGCGCAGTGCGACACCTACAAGAAAGTCGGCGCAACCGCAGGCTTTGGCGAACCCTCCGGCGGTGGCTTCGCGGAATACATCCGCGTCATGGACTGGATCGTCGAAAAAGGATTAATTCACATACCGAACGACATCCCGTTCGAGCAGGCCGCATGGATCGAGCCAGTCAACACCTGCTACAAGGCCATCGAACTTCTCAACCTCAAGGACGACGAAACCGTACTCGTCATCGGCCAGGGCCCCATCGGCATCCTGCTCGCAGCACTCGCAAAACGTAAGACCCCGCACGTACTCACCAGCGACCTCTACGCCGAGCGTCACGCCGTCGCAAAGACCTACGGCCTCGATCACCCGCTAGACGCCAGCAGCGACGTCATCGCCGAATGCAAACGTGTCACCGAAGGCCGCGGTGCCGACGTCGCTCTTCTCGCAGTCGGCGCAAACAGCCTCATCACGCAGGCCATGAACGCCATCCGCCCGGGCGGCCGCGTCTGCCTCTTCGCACAGACCCAACACGGCGAAGCACCCTTCGATCCCGCCGCCGTCTGCATGGACGAAAAGACCCTCATGGGCTCCTACTCATCCTCAGTGGCCATCCAGGACGAAGCCATCGATCTAGTCTTCGACGGCTACCGCGATGGAACCTTCGACCTCACCAAACTCATCTCCCATCGCTTCTCGTTGGAAGATGCAGTGAAGGGAATCGACCTCGCATCACATCCCGTAGCCGATAGTATGAAGATCGTCATCCAGCCGTAA
- a CDS encoding diacylglycerol kinase family protein: MRGILLYNPASGRSRISRASIVETVATTLRSHGYELEILATTHRGSAGNQVKEAIANGAEVIFICGGDGTIHDALQGIAGTSAKLAIIPLGSANALCRELGVPLHPLKAAESYQRTSQKDVQIARCKTPQGERQFLIMSGAGPDGALMYRMLTTSKGRLGRWAYAMHALHLLLRARFHQFQVRYQTADEAWHTTSAISAMALRIGNLGGIFPGIASGASLNNKHMRLVLVKPPAILGLPTWFLLSWLHLDHWNPYLDTKDVQAFHCESRESKVHAQADGEWIGTLPLSAELGERTITLLIPSTEAKR; this comes from the coding sequence ATGCGCGGCATTCTGCTCTACAACCCGGCATCCGGACGATCGCGAATCAGCCGTGCCTCCATCGTGGAAACAGTCGCAACAACACTTCGAAGCCACGGCTACGAGCTGGAAATTCTCGCCACCACGCATCGAGGCAGTGCAGGCAATCAAGTAAAAGAAGCCATCGCAAACGGCGCAGAAGTCATCTTCATCTGCGGAGGCGACGGCACAATCCACGACGCCTTACAGGGAATCGCAGGAACCAGCGCAAAGCTCGCCATCATCCCGCTAGGCAGCGCAAACGCCCTCTGCCGCGAACTCGGCGTCCCTCTGCATCCGCTAAAAGCAGCAGAGTCCTATCAGCGAACATCACAAAAAGACGTACAGATAGCGCGCTGCAAAACACCGCAAGGCGAGCGTCAATTCCTCATCATGTCAGGTGCAGGTCCCGACGGCGCACTGATGTATCGCATGCTCACCACATCCAAAGGCAGACTCGGCCGCTGGGCTTACGCAATGCACGCGCTGCATCTCCTGCTTCGCGCACGCTTCCATCAATTTCAGGTGCGTTATCAAACGGCCGATGAAGCGTGGCACACCACCTCAGCCATCAGCGCCATGGCGCTTCGCATCGGCAACCTCGGCGGCATCTTCCCCGGCATCGCAAGCGGCGCTTCATTGAACAACAAGCACATGCGCCTCGTCTTAGTGAAACCACCAGCGATACTAGGCCTGCCGACATGGTTTCTCTTGTCCTGGCTACATCTCGATCACTGGAATCCCTATCTCGACACGAAAGATGTACAGGCATTCCATTGCGAATCACGCGAAAGCAAAGTCCATGCACAAGCTGACGGCGAATGGATCGGAACGCTTCCGCTCTCAGCCGAACTCGGCGAGCGAACGATAACGCTCCTCATCCCGAGCACCGAAGCGAAGCGCTAA